The following coding sequences lie in one Lolium perenne isolate Kyuss_39 chromosome 2, Kyuss_2.0, whole genome shotgun sequence genomic window:
- the LOC127335203 gene encoding subtilisin-like protease SBT1.8 codes for MEDAQLLLCGVLVLLVSHSLANVNGDSDVSTSSGSGTKTYIVFMDPSSMPAAHPSPAHWHAAHLQSLYIDPARSLLYSYSSAAHGFAAALLPHHLPLLRGSPGVLQVVPDTLFQLHTTRTPEFLGLLSPAYQPAIHNLDAASHDVVIGVLDTGIWPDSPSLADGDLPPPPAHWRGVCEAGVDFPPSSCGRKLVGARSFSRGFRAATAGRGRMGAGRRSARDRDGHGTHTATTAAGAAVANASLFGYATGTARGMAPGARVAAYKVCWPEGCLGSDILAGIDAAVADGVGVLSLSLGGGAAPYFRDTVAVGAFGATAAGVFVACSAGNSGPSGATVANSAPWVATVGAGTLDRDFPAYVTLPTGARLSGVSLYAGPAQSARPVMLPLVYGGSGDNASKLCLSGTLDPASVRGKIVLCDRGVNARVEKGAVVKAAGGAGMVLANTAASGEELVADSHLLPAVAVGKLTGDKIRDYAARGGKPMAMLSFGGTILGVRPSPVVAAFSSRGPNTVVPDVLKPDMIGPGVNILAGWTGVAGPTGLAKDGRRTRFNIISGTSMSCPHISGVAALLKAAHPNWSPAAIKSALMTTSYIVDNTNSSLRDAAGSLPATPFAFGAGHVNPQKALSPGLVYDISTNDYVVFLCSLDYSETHIRVITKMSNISCPRKSRPGDLNYPSFSVVFKKKPKHVMRYRRELTNVGPAMSVYNVKVSSPASVSVTVTPSKLLFKKVGQKQRYYVTFESKASPSHAKPDFGWISWVGNEHVVRSPVAYTWKM; via the exons ATGGAGGACGCCCAGCTCCTCCTCtgtggtgttctcgtcctccttgtAAGCCACTCGCTTGCCAATGTCAATGGTGACTCCGACGTCTCCACCAGCAGCGGCAGCGGCACCAAGACCTACATCGTCTTCATGGACCCCTCGAGCATGCCGGCGGCGCACCCGTCCCCGGCACATTGGCACGCCGCGCACCTACAGTCCCTGTACATCGACCCGGCGCGCAGCCTTCTCTACTCCTACTCCTCAGCTGCCCACGGCTTCGCGGCGGCGCTGCTCCCGCACCATCTGCCGCTCCTCCGTGGTAGCCCCGGAGTGCTGCAGGTCGTGCCGGACACACTGTTCCAGCTCCACACCACGCGCACCCCTGAGTTCTTGGGGCTGCTCTCCCCGGCTTACCAGCCGGCCATCCACAACCTGGACGCGGCCTCGCACGACGTGGTCATAGGGGTTCTTGATACCGGCATCTGGCCGGATTCGCCGAGTCTCGCGGACGGCGAcctaccgccgccgcccgcgCATTGGAGGGGGGTGTGTGAGGCTGGCGTAGACTTCCCGCCGAGCTCGTGCGGGAGGAAGCTGGTGGGCGCACGGAGCTTCTCGCGGGGCTTCCGCGCCGCGACCGCCGGCCGCGGGAGAATGGGTGCCGGGAGGCGGTCGGCGCGAGACAGGGATGGGCATGGGACGCACACGGCGACCACTGCGGCTGGCGCGGCGGTGGCGAACGCGAGCCTCTTCGGGTACGCCACGGGCACGGCACGCGGAATGGCGCCCGGGGCACGCGTGGCGGCGTACAAGGTGTGCTGGCCGGAGGGGTGCCTCGGCTCTGATATCCTTGCGGGCAtcgacgccgccgtcgccgacgGGGTGGGCGTGCTGTCCCTGTCTCTCGGCGGCGGCGCCGCGCCATACTTCCGGGACACCGTGGCGGTGGGCGCCTTCGGTGCGACGGCGGCTGGCGTCTTCGTGGCCTGCTCGGCAGGCAACTCTGGCCCGTCCGGCGCCACGGTGGCCAACTCCGCGCCGTGGGTCGCCACCGTCGGCGCGGGCACGCTGGACCGCGACTTCCCGGCGTACGTCACGCTCCCAACCGGGGCGCGTCTGTCCGGCGTGTCCCTCTACGCGGGTCCCGCCCAGTCCGCGCGCCCCGTCATGCTCCCTCTCGTTTACGGCGGCAGCGGCGACAATGCGAGCAAGCTCTGTCTCTCGGGCACGCTGGACCCGGCCTCCGTGCGCGGCAAGATTGTGCTCTGCGACCGCGGCGTCAACGCGCGTGTGGAGAAGGGCGCCGTCGTCAAGGCCGCTGGCGGCGCCGGGATGGTGCTGGCCAACACGGCGGCGAGCGGGGAGGAGCTCGTCGCGGACAGCCACCTACTCCCGGCCGTGGCGGTGGGGAAGCTCACTGGTGACAAGATACGGGACTACGCCGCGCGCGGTGGCAAGCCTATGGCAATGCTAAGTTTCGGCGGCACCATTCTTGGTGTCCGGCCGTCACCCGTCGTGGCGGCATTCAGCTCTCGCGGGCCGAACACCGTCGTGCCCGACGTCCTAAAGCCGGACATGATTGGTCCGGGGGTGAACATTCTGGCAGGGTGGACCGGCGTCGCGGGGCCCACCGGCCTCGCCAAAGACGGCCGCCGGACTCGCTTCAACATCATCTCCG GGACATCGATGTCTTGCCCTCACATTAGTGGAGTTGCTGCACTCCTCAAAGCCGCACACCCTAACTGGAGCCCTGCCGCCATCAAGTCGGCACTGATGACCACCTCATACATTGTCGACAACACAAACTCCTCCCTTCGGGATGCTGCAGGAAGCTTACCTGCAACCCCATTTGCTTTCGGTGCCGGCCATGTCAACCCACAGAAGGCGCTCTCTCCGGGCCTTGTATATGACATCTCTACCAACGACTATGTTGTCTTCCTCTGCTCTCTGGACTACAGTGAGACACATATCCGAGTAATAACCAAGATGTCTAACATCTCATGTCCACGAAAATCCCGTCCAGGTGATCTCAACTATCCATCATTTTCAGTCGTTTTCAAGAAGAAACCGAAGCACGTTATGAGGTATAGGAGGGAGCTAACCAATGTTGGTCCAGCAATGTCGGTTTACAATGTGAAGGTCAGCAGCCCTGCATCTGTTAGTGTTACAGTTA